The Panicum virgatum strain AP13 chromosome 5K, P.virgatum_v5, whole genome shotgun sequence genome has a window encoding:
- the LOC120707163 gene encoding putative protein ABIL2 isoform X2 — translation MVEAVGSFGSRGVGIAGMSSSTLEEVQMQETLVFSDTIKDLKTLRSQLYSAAEYFELAYMQEEGKQAVMSNLKEYAMKALVNTVDHLGSISFKVSSLIDQRFGEVADTNLRVSCIQQRTQVSQACMDREGFSQQSLVITAPNYHKRYILPAGNQSMPSAVPNFREMNKVTNRTAQMHQVFSAQPKAKEKQPSFSKLRSIARAPSQRARSASPAQRSHSVPPSETAIPTNRDRRSDSPIPSATPLTRSGSVSKKASLLKTSSVRVQTTSQPKKLAPLRSQAGRSKDTTDGEHTPKKGRKFLKSILSRRKSRKDEPLPSYFDDY, via the exons ATGGTGGAGGCCGTGGGATCCTTTGGGAGCAGAGGCGTCGGCATTGCGGGGATGAGCAGCAGCacgctggaggaggtgcagatGCAAGAGACCCTCGTCTTCTCCGACACCATCAAG GATCTCAAGACTCTGAGGTCACAGCTCTACTCCGCCGCCGAGTACTTCGAACTTGCCTACATGCAGGAAGAGGGGAAGCAGGC GGTgatgagcaacctcaaggaATACGCCATGAAGGCCCTTGTCAACACCGTTGACCACCTGGGCTCCATATCATTCAAGGTCTCCAGCCTCATCGACCAAAGGTTCGGTGAGGTCGCCGACACCAATCTCCGGGTCTCTTGCATCCAGCAG AGAACTCAAGTTAGCCAAGCCTGCATGGACAGAGAAGGCTTTTCACAGCAATCCTTGGTGATCACTGCCCCTAACTATCACAAGAGATACATCTTGCCAG CTGGAAACCAGTCAATGCCCAGTGCCGTGCCCAACTTCAGGGAGATGAACAAGGTCACAAACAGGACTGCGCAGATGCACCAAGTATTCAGTG CCCAACCAAAAGCCAAGGAGAAGCAGCCTTCATTCAG CAAGTTGCGATCAATTGCCCGTGCACCTTCACAACGTGCACGTTCAGCATCACCAGCACAGCGTTCACATTCCGTGCCACCATCTGAGACTGCTATACCCACCAATAGAG ACAGGCGATCAGATTCGCCAATACCTTCAGCAACTCCATTGACAAGGTCTGGCTCAGTCTCAAAGAAGGCATCCTTGCTCAAGACATCAAGTGTCAGAGTTCAG ACCACCTCGCAGCCCAAGAAATTGGCACCACTGAGGTCACAAGCTGGCAGGAGCAAAGACACTACGGATGGTGAGCATACCCCAAAGAAGGGCAGGAAGTTCCTCAAGTCCATCCTCAGCAGGCGCAAATCCAGAAAAGATGAGCCCCTGCCCAGTTATTTCGATGACTACTGA
- the LOC120707163 gene encoding putative protein ABIL2 isoform X3, protein MVEAVGSFGSRGVGIAGMSSSTLEEVQMQETLVFSDTIKDLKTLRSQLYSAAEYFELAYMQEEGKQAVMSNLKEYAMKALVNTVDHLGSISFKVSSLIDQRFGEVADTNLRVSCIQQRTQVSQACMDREGFSQQSLVITAPNYHKRYILPAGNQSMPSAVPNFREMNKVTNRTAQMHQVFSAAQPKAKEKQPSFSKLRSIARAPSQRARSASPAQRSHSVPPSETAIPTNRDRRSDSPIPSATPLTRSGSVSKKASLLKTSSVRVQPKKLAPLRSQAGRSKDTTDGEHTPKKGRKFLKSILSRRKSRKDEPLPSYFDDY, encoded by the exons ATGGTGGAGGCCGTGGGATCCTTTGGGAGCAGAGGCGTCGGCATTGCGGGGATGAGCAGCAGCacgctggaggaggtgcagatGCAAGAGACCCTCGTCTTCTCCGACACCATCAAG GATCTCAAGACTCTGAGGTCACAGCTCTACTCCGCCGCCGAGTACTTCGAACTTGCCTACATGCAGGAAGAGGGGAAGCAGGC GGTgatgagcaacctcaaggaATACGCCATGAAGGCCCTTGTCAACACCGTTGACCACCTGGGCTCCATATCATTCAAGGTCTCCAGCCTCATCGACCAAAGGTTCGGTGAGGTCGCCGACACCAATCTCCGGGTCTCTTGCATCCAGCAG AGAACTCAAGTTAGCCAAGCCTGCATGGACAGAGAAGGCTTTTCACAGCAATCCTTGGTGATCACTGCCCCTAACTATCACAAGAGATACATCTTGCCAG CTGGAAACCAGTCAATGCCCAGTGCCGTGCCCAACTTCAGGGAGATGAACAAGGTCACAAACAGGACTGCGCAGATGCACCAAGTATTCAGTG CAGCCCAACCAAAAGCCAAGGAGAAGCAGCCTTCATTCAG CAAGTTGCGATCAATTGCCCGTGCACCTTCACAACGTGCACGTTCAGCATCACCAGCACAGCGTTCACATTCCGTGCCACCATCTGAGACTGCTATACCCACCAATAGAG ACAGGCGATCAGATTCGCCAATACCTTCAGCAACTCCATTGACAAGGTCTGGCTCAGTCTCAAAGAAGGCATCCTTGCTCAAGACATCAAGTGTCAGAGTTCAG CCCAAGAAATTGGCACCACTGAGGTCACAAGCTGGCAGGAGCAAAGACACTACGGATGGTGAGCATACCCCAAAGAAGGGCAGGAAGTTCCTCAAGTCCATCCTCAGCAGGCGCAAATCCAGAAAAGATGAGCCCCTGCCCAGTTATTTCGATGACTACTGA
- the LOC120707163 gene encoding putative protein ABIL2 isoform X1, translated as MVEAVGSFGSRGVGIAGMSSSTLEEVQMQETLVFSDTIKDLKTLRSQLYSAAEYFELAYMQEEGKQAVMSNLKEYAMKALVNTVDHLGSISFKVSSLIDQRFGEVADTNLRVSCIQQRTQVSQACMDREGFSQQSLVITAPNYHKRYILPAGNQSMPSAVPNFREMNKVTNRTAQMHQVFSAAQPKAKEKQPSFSKLRSIARAPSQRARSASPAQRSHSVPPSETAIPTNRDRRSDSPIPSATPLTRSGSVSKKASLLKTSSVRVQTTSQPKKLAPLRSQAGRSKDTTDGEHTPKKGRKFLKSILSRRKSRKDEPLPSYFDDY; from the exons ATGGTGGAGGCCGTGGGATCCTTTGGGAGCAGAGGCGTCGGCATTGCGGGGATGAGCAGCAGCacgctggaggaggtgcagatGCAAGAGACCCTCGTCTTCTCCGACACCATCAAG GATCTCAAGACTCTGAGGTCACAGCTCTACTCCGCCGCCGAGTACTTCGAACTTGCCTACATGCAGGAAGAGGGGAAGCAGGC GGTgatgagcaacctcaaggaATACGCCATGAAGGCCCTTGTCAACACCGTTGACCACCTGGGCTCCATATCATTCAAGGTCTCCAGCCTCATCGACCAAAGGTTCGGTGAGGTCGCCGACACCAATCTCCGGGTCTCTTGCATCCAGCAG AGAACTCAAGTTAGCCAAGCCTGCATGGACAGAGAAGGCTTTTCACAGCAATCCTTGGTGATCACTGCCCCTAACTATCACAAGAGATACATCTTGCCAG CTGGAAACCAGTCAATGCCCAGTGCCGTGCCCAACTTCAGGGAGATGAACAAGGTCACAAACAGGACTGCGCAGATGCACCAAGTATTCAGTG CAGCCCAACCAAAAGCCAAGGAGAAGCAGCCTTCATTCAG CAAGTTGCGATCAATTGCCCGTGCACCTTCACAACGTGCACGTTCAGCATCACCAGCACAGCGTTCACATTCCGTGCCACCATCTGAGACTGCTATACCCACCAATAGAG ACAGGCGATCAGATTCGCCAATACCTTCAGCAACTCCATTGACAAGGTCTGGCTCAGTCTCAAAGAAGGCATCCTTGCTCAAGACATCAAGTGTCAGAGTTCAG ACCACCTCGCAGCCCAAGAAATTGGCACCACTGAGGTCACAAGCTGGCAGGAGCAAAGACACTACGGATGGTGAGCATACCCCAAAGAAGGGCAGGAAGTTCCTCAAGTCCATCCTCAGCAGGCGCAAATCCAGAAAAGATGAGCCCCTGCCCAGTTATTTCGATGACTACTGA